In Paracoccaceae bacterium Fryx2, a single genomic region encodes these proteins:
- a CDS encoding DUF58 domain-containing protein — translation MSAAAPLRVRAESLGQALPPLLAAAEHLAATVILGDHGRRRAGMGDEFWQYRPAHAGDSARMVDWRRSARSDAHFVREREWQAAQTVTLWVDGSKSMSFTGAGSRPPKADRARLLALALAVLLLRGGERVGLAGDAAPPRSGRMQLPRIADALEADSAADYGAPETAGMVSHGRAVFLSDFLGDLAGIETALGRATDRGVRGVLCQVLDPAEEDFPFDGRTIFESMGGSLRHETLRAGDLRGRYLARLAERKERLATLARASGWHYQCHHTGTAAQPVLLWLYAALERAG, via the coding sequence GTGAGCGCAGCCGCCCCCCTTCGCGTCCGTGCCGAGTCGCTGGGCCAGGCCCTGCCGCCGCTGCTGGCGGCCGCCGAGCATCTGGCCGCGACGGTGATCCTTGGCGATCACGGGCGCAGGCGGGCGGGGATGGGCGACGAGTTCTGGCAATACCGCCCGGCCCATGCCGGAGATTCCGCGCGGATGGTCGACTGGCGTCGTTCGGCCCGGTCGGATGCCCATTTCGTGCGTGAACGCGAATGGCAGGCAGCGCAGACGGTGACGCTGTGGGTCGATGGGTCGAAGTCGATGTCGTTCACCGGCGCAGGGTCGCGCCCCCCCAAGGCCGACCGCGCACGGCTGCTGGCGCTGGCGCTGGCGGTGCTGCTCTTGCGCGGCGGCGAGCGGGTCGGGCTGGCGGGCGACGCCGCCCCGCCCCGGTCCGGCCGGATGCAGCTTCCCCGCATCGCCGACGCGCTGGAGGCGGACTCAGCCGCCGACTATGGCGCGCCGGAAACCGCAGGCATGGTCAGCCATGGCCGCGCCGTGTTCCTGTCGGATTTCCTTGGCGATCTGGCGGGGATCGAGACCGCCCTTGGCCGCGCCACCGACCGGGGGGTGCGCGGCGTGCTGTGCCAGGTGCTCGACCCGGCCGAAGAGGATTTCCCGTTCGACGGCCGCACCATATTCGAGTCGATGGGCGGCAGCCTGCGCCATGAGACCCTGCGGGCGGGCGACCTGCGCGGCCGCTATCTGGCACGGCTGGCCGAGCGCAAGGAACGGCTGGCAACGCTGGCCCGCGCCTCGGGCTGGCACTACCAGTGTCACCACACCGGCACGGCGGCGCAGCCGGTGCTGTTGTGGCTGTATGCGGCGCTGGAAAGGGCGGGCTGA